The sequence ccctgcacttccagcagtcgctgccctcatagagtctacggattccaaggcagaggagcgattgcctgagtaggaaacacccccgtttggccctgggttcgggggggacccgtcgcgcggtttcccgacccgctacgacactgattagcccagtgataacctttcccacacttggggcacttctttgagggtcgggctggtgccttagatgagcggcactcccgctgaaaatgaccctccttaccacagcggtaacagcgcttcccctccttcccagtttttctgagggcggcagccagaactccagccttgtgggcttgtgtgccaatgttctggcacgcccgcagcatgtctgagagctctaaaataccagagacttgtgctgcctggagagcacggcggcaatcctcatttgcattttcaactgccaattttaacaggagctcgtgagctgcctcagtgttatccacctgtcggaggatagcctcctgcaatctgttggtaaaatccaaaaaggactctaaggcaccctgatggatactgacaaagcttttggtaggcttgcctgaatccgggaccttcttgaaagcatgctgggcacaggtggagataatggggaagacggccggagggagttgagactgcatcccaatagtagcaaactggccctcccctgccaaatgctcataaatgataccttgctctctatatacctgggcttggcgttctgccatctgccgatactcactaagccaaataacatactgactgggtgacaacatcatgcgcagcagcgttttccaatcctcagggattagggagtacccagcacccatcccttcaatgagaccacgcacaaaggtgctagtcaggccaaattcacgaattgctttctttacctctctaaccaccgagtatggcagagtggtccaggtgcccacggggttgccctggtcatcattctgccaggtcaccgggcaaacggagaccagatcagccagctcctctgctgtaagatctgatcgagctttcgctgcgtgaaccatttgttgcaccagcgaaagcttctgagcagatgcagatgactctccggggggccccatggggggagggtaatcacacaccggctccggtggggaaggccagggaggcggtggtaatagaggcactgggggcgaagcagggggagggatggctgcaggagcggacgggggtggcaggatcggcagctcctctgttggtgctgaagagggcctttccaaggcgacacgctgtgtcgcatcaccaggaggggggatgactgcaggggcggacgggggcggcgagagcaccagcctcgcgagggagggtctgtctgaggcgacacgctgtaccacgtcgcggcagaggtgccaggcatgtaaagcctgcacgggtgcccgaggctctttgtgcaatgtctggcccaatcgctcccagtccgctagcttaaggcttccagcttcaggataccacgggcacttggcacgcacctcctgtagcaggagagtgagttctcgagccgggcagtcatgctgagccttacgcagcaaatactgcagctcattgcagtgttgcacttgcaaagcagagagggagcttcccatacttaccacaatgaaaaatactcaccgggatccacgaagtggatgagtgacgcgtctgaaacccttgccgggcgaggtgagtgctgagggccccacgtttgggcgccagttgttgcggttcagtgatgagacagaacacagctttatgcaagcaagcaggctggtcagcggagatgggctgttctgctccccccgccttccaccttctccttttattatatttctccccctaagcattacacactgctacacaaaggaatgtatgacgttaattcatatgcttagttaccatcctctatctactacaatcctggttctcaggccttgagcccaggctaaaaaaacctcccacagttgctgtccaaacaatcaagttctcagggttcatatctagcccttgtccttggatagagcaatgtgtgcattgctcctaggagacagtcagggtgtgccccgcctgcttccaggtggaatagctagacattaacccttcaccaTGGGATTCATATGGACAAAGCACCAGGAAAAAACATAGTTCCTAAACGGTAATTTTGTCCATGTGGATCTCATTTGTGGTGACTGGCTAGCAATTCCCAAATTAATAGGACGAGGGTCTGAGGACGCCTAGCTACAGCTAGCTAAATAAGGATTGCAGAATTGTTCTCCTGATTTTGCCTATCAGCACTGAATAGGGAGTCAATCCGGAGGCTCCTGAAAGGAGATGAGTCCCAAAGATCTTCCTACCTGGGAGCCAAAGACCTAGACAGCCAGTGGGCAGTGTCAGGGAAAAGGAGGAGTTATAAATCCTGAATACTGACTGACATGTTAGGGCAACCAACTGAAAGCCCAGGAGAGCTTGCATATGACTGAGACAACCCTGACATGTGCACTGAATCTGGACAGGCTCTGTTTTGGGGGAAAGAAGATGACTGCAGGGACCTGTCTCCAACAGCAGGAGGAGAGACAGCTGCCTtcagaaggaaagagagaaggcACACAAAGAACCCAGGGCCCATTGATCCTAACATGAGCCCCAGAAGAACCAAGAAATGAGTGGATTCTACCACGCCTGGGACCAGGTGTACTTTACTGCATTATTGTTGTGGTAGCTCCTAGGGGCCCCTTTCAGGAGCTGGCACTGCGTCGTGTTGGGTATGTGAAGTGCGGAGAGCTCTCTAGGCATCATGTCCTGAACAAGAAgccattttttattattgttactaAAAATAAGACACCTGAACACAGAATATGATAGGTAGCATTTCAGGTGTGAATCCTGTGATTATGGTGTCAATTACAAAAGCGATATAAGAAAATATACAAGGTGCGGTAAATCAACTTTATGTGCagagtgaaataaaaataatgctatttagtctaataaaaataataaatggggCTGAGAAAGTATGTTCATAACCGAGACTGTTATCGTGTTGCTATCTGTTGGAGTCAGCATCTCATTTGCTGGCAAACCAGACAACTTGTctctcattttatttaaatacatgtaAAGCAAGATTTGCCATTAGAGCTTTCGCACTCCATAATCATGAGATTAACACTTCAGTGACGCTCAGTTggcatatattttaaattatggaGTCTCAAAACATATCAGTTTCATGCGCCAACTGTGGACTTTCGGGCTTGATCTAACCACTCTGTAGGGAAAGAGCAGGGAATTAATTAAGTGCAGACTGATAAGACACTTGGTTAGTATTGCAAAGTTATTGTTCCCCCAAAAGAAGCAAGATTTGACACAGAAATTAAGATTACATTTGGCATAGACATTTATGGACACATTCATAAATAGTGTACAAAGATAGAACTCTGCTGACCTCAACACCagcttgacttcaatgagatctTCCCACATATGCCTTGGTGACTTGGTTCACAGCGACTTGTTGACACATCCTCATATTTCAGCTTTGCCAAAAACCAAAGAGATTTCATTTCCTCCCACATACCCTTGATATAAACAGTCACATACAGATGGAAATAACTGTTTTTACCTGGCTGCTTTAGTTAAATAGAAAAACCATAGCCTTCTACTTACTCTTTTTCAGATCTATAGTACAATATCCAGCAAAACAAGGAGTATAGATTTAGCAGCGCATAGATGTAGTGATTGGACCTACATCATATCATGGTATTTTGCATCAATTTTGAAAGGTTGGAGGAGTTTGTTCCAGATCCTTATCCAAACATTTAGTTATTTAAATGGTTTCCACAGTAATTGGCAATAACAGAAATTCCTAATGCCTTATGGAGCTGGCATGATAGGCCTGCCattaatttataaaaataaatcataattTAGATGTAATTTTGCAGTTCCATGTAGGGAGTTAATATCCAGCTGGGGAATGTTTACAATATTTTAGTTGACGTTTTTCATAGAGCATATTTTCAAAGTTAACCAAAACGCCAAGACAATGTAGCAGCATCATGACTGGTTAACACAAGCCAACACTTTGGTTCATCATTGTTTCCAAAGTGGATAATAGCTTTTGGTTAATGATACATCACAGAACCATTCACATTAGAGGGAGAAAAGGCCTGTTAGGTCATTCAGTTTAACTGCCTACCAATGCAGGGTTATTCCCTACAGTTAATTCCCCAGGCCCTCTGGCTCCTTCACCAAAGCAGACTGCATGCTTCAACCTTGATGCTTAAATCTCATCCTTTAAGGTTTAAACCAATCCCACACTGTTAGAGCTCTACTGTGGAGGGCAGATTAtcccccagctgcccccagcAGTGTTCTTACACCTTTGTCTGAAGAATCTGGTAATGGCCACTGCCAGAGAGAAGACACTGGTCTAGATCTTGAATACCGGACAGGACCTTGAGTCCAGGAaagcaattcctatgtttctacAATTCCTATGAGCTACAACCAAGGGTCCAGAGGATAAA is a genomic window of Lepidochelys kempii isolate rLepKem1 chromosome 1, rLepKem1.hap2, whole genome shotgun sequence containing:
- the LOC140899421 gene encoding uncharacterized protein; this encodes MGSSLSALQVQHCNELQYLLRKAQHDCPARELTLLLQEVRAKCPWYPEAGSLKLADWERLGQTLHKEPRAPVQALHAWHLCRDVVQRVASDRPSLARLVLSPPPSAPAVIPPPGDATQRVALERPSSAPTEELPILPPPSAPAAIPPPASPPVPLLPPPPWPSPPEPVCDYPPPMGPPGESSASAQKLSLVQQMVHAAKARSDLTAEELADLVSVCPVTWQNDDQGNPVGTWTTLPYSVVREDRCGFQPGACDQHLNNMAWHQGLSNPIPEFQLTLEETALPPESTTAGRKRRRRNVPSQPVTGGAVKALVATAQRKLAADQQPEIPKTLFVAILAQITANSVMIVCLLCLLFSVGVGSEAPPPLQARRRIRYCSLLMLIFSPSILAWLIGARPTILCLARLYSFTHRTRPGLTMSPVRV